In Aquila chrysaetos chrysaetos chromosome 17, bAquChr1.4, whole genome shotgun sequence, one genomic interval encodes:
- the CHADL gene encoding chondroadherin-like protein isoform X1, which produces MWPRPCSLPCQVPPPFCSCLLPLLQFCLDVTFLPRTSVTPVTCAARKGKCKSHTGSGRAGAATCQALAPGPLRGEGEAMSGSLPSLQGCFTFPPPSSFSSSSCVAGKTAQRGPFNSHFCEESKLAGTWQLLDEVPSAMRLSRGLLLLAVALALGGTAAARCPAPCVCDNLRAHVLCLKGNLTAVPGTIPQLTKKLDLRGNSFTVVPVGTFLATPYLTHLDLQRCKVEKLEEGAFRGLGRLVYLNLASNGIALLYQESLDGLSSLQQLILEGNRIEEIQPGAFGHLGSLTVLDLRANALVYLPDMVFQGLQALRWLRLSHNTLHVLGSEAFATLPALRRLSLDHNELQALPGEALARLDAATRLDLGHNPITYVAEEALAMTSLKHLFLDHAALQDVAPDAFTRSPQLRTLDLRENQLRGLPPLAGAGGLAKVSLAGNPLLCSCLLRPFRDWLARARVQVEGSCAAPPALRGRPLDSLRPPEMRCGHPQPPPSPAAPSERPRTAGGRHCPRGCACSPDFRHGSCENRDLREIPRGFPGDTRLLDLRRNAFGTVPPGAFPGLKELASLHLQSCGIRALRPGALRGLESLVYLYLADNLLSTLAAAAFEGVPRLAYLDLDRNAFARLPAGAFVLLPNLISLHLQHNAIGELLEGDLAGAGGLRWLYLAGNAIGHVAPAALAPAAMLEKLHLEGNRLVEVPTAALRGLPALSELKLSRNPIKRVGDGAFLPVASSLQHLYLDNMGLERISPGAFAGLGPKIRSLYLESNKMSNIPDMSNFTGLEILNLRDVPFRCDCQLLPLRRWIEKLNLRVGATCGSPAEARGLKVKLSTTFQTCPGWGRGKAGGGSPDKTKAASKRSKTKRSGKSPARGFKKSRA; this is translated from the exons ATGTGGCCACGGCCCTGCAGCCTGCCTTGCCAGGTGCCGCCTCCCTTTTGCTCATGCTTACTGCCGCTGTTGCAATTTTGTCTGGATGTCACCTTTCTGCCCCGCACCTCCGTAACTCCTGTGACTTGCGCAGCCAGGAAAGGAAAGTGCAAATCCCACACGGGATCTGGCCGGGCTGGTGCTGCGACGTGCCAGGCTTTGGCTCCTGGCCCCCTGCGAGGCGAGGGGGAGGCGATGTCTGGGTCGCTGCCCTCTCTCCAGGGGTGTTTTacctttcctcccccctcctccttctcctcctcctcctgcgtTGCTGGGAAAACGGCACAACGGGGCCCATTCAACTCTCACTTCTGCGAGGAGAGCAAACTTGCAGGAACTTGGCAGCTGCTGGACGAG GTTCCCTCCGCCATGAGGCTGTCCCGGGGGCTCCTCCTGCTCGCGGTGGCCCTGGCGCTGGGGGGGACGGCGGCTGCCCGCTGCCCCGCACCCTGCGTCTGCGACAACCTCCGCGCCCACGTCCTCTGCCTCAAGGGGAACCTGACGGCTGTCCCCGGCACCATCCCGCAG CTCACCAAAAAACTGGACCTTCGGGGCAACAGCTTCACGGTCGTTCCGGTGGGAACCTTCCTCGCCACACCATACCTCACGCACTTGGACCTGCAGCGCTGCAAGGTGGAGAAGCTGGAAGAAGGGGCGTTCcgggggctggggaggctggTCTACCTCAACCTGGCCTCCAACGGCATAGCCCTCCTCTACCAGGAGTCCCTGGACGggctctcctccctccagcagctcatCCTGGAGGGAAACCGCATCGAGGAGATCCAGCCGGGTGCTTTTGGCCACCTGGGGTCCCTCACCGTCCTCGACCTGAGGGCGAACGCCTTGGTCTACCTCCCCGACATGGTCTTCCAAGGTCTGCAGGCCCTCCGGTGGCTCCGGCTGTCCCACAACACCCTCCACGTGCTGGGCAGCGAGGCCTTTGCCACCCTGCCCGCCCTGCGCAGGCTGAGTCTGGACCACAACGAGCTGCAGGCGCTGCCTGGCGAGGCCCTGGCCAGGCTGGATGCGGCCACCCGGCTGGACCTGGGCCACAACCCCATCACCTATGTGGCCGAGGAAGCCCTGGCCATGACCTCCCTGAAGCATCTCTTCTTGGACCACGCTGCCCTCCAGGACGTGGCACCTGATGCTTTCAcccgcagcccccagctgcGCACGCTGGACCTCCGCGAAAACCAGCTGCGGGGGCTGCCGCCCCtggccggggccgggggtcTGGCGAAGGTCAGCCTGGCCGGGAaccccctgctctgctcctgcctcctgcGCCCCTTCCGCGACTGGCTGGCGAGGGCGCGGGTGCAGGTGGAGGGGTCCTGCGCCGCACCCCCCGCCCTCCGTGGCCGGCCCCTCGACTCCCTGCGGCCCCCCGAGATGAGATGCGGCCACCCCCAGccgccccccagccccgccgccccaTCGGAACGGCCGAGGACGGCTGGCGGCCGGCATTGCCCCCGGGGCTGCGCCTGCTCCCCCGATTTCCGTCACGGGTCCTGCGAGAACAGGGACCTGCGGGAGATCCCCCGGGGCTTCCCCGGGGACACCCGTCTCCTCGACCTGCGCCGAAACGCCTTCGGGACGGTGCCGCCGGGCGCCTTCCCCGGCCTGAAGGAGCTGGCGTCCCTccacctgcagagctgtggcatCAGGGCGCTGCGCCCCGGGGCGCTGCGGGGGCTGGAGAGCCTGGTCTACCTCTACCTCGCCGACAACCTCCTCTCCACCTTGGCGGCAGCCGCCTTCGAGGGGGTCCCACGGCTGGCTTATCTCGACCTGGACCGCAACGCCTTCGCCCGCCTGCCCGCGGGCGCCTTCGTGCTCCTGCCCAACCTCATCTCCCTCCACCTGCAGCACAACGCCATcggggagctgctggagggcGACctggccggggccggggggctgcgcTGGCTCTACCTTGCCGGGAACGCCATCGGGCACGTTGCCCCCGCTGCTCTGGCTCCTGCCGCGATGCTGGAGAAGCTGCACCTGGAGGGAAACCGCCTGGTGGAGGTGCCCACGGCTGCCCTGCGGGGCCTGCCCGCCCTGAGCGAGCTGAAGTTGTCCCGAAATCCCATCAAGCGCGTGGGGGACGGCGCCTTCCTGCCGGTGGcctccagcctgcagcaccTCTACCTGGACAACATGGGCCTGGAGCGG ATTTCCCCTGGTGCCTTTGCTGGCCTTGGTCCCAAGATCAGAAGCCTCTACCTGGAGAGCAACAAAATGAGCAACATCCCTGACATGAGCAACTTCACCGGGCTGGAGATCCTCAACCTGCGGGACGTGCCTTTCCGCTGCGACTgccagctccttcccctgcGCAG GTGGATCGAGAAACTCAACCTCCGCGTAGGGGCCACCTGCGGTTCCCCTGCAGAAGCCCGGGGGCTGAAGGTGAAGCTTTCCACCACTTTCCAAACCTGCCCTGGATGGGGCCGAGGCAAGGCTGGGGGAGGCAGTCCTGACAAGACCAAGGCTGCAAGCAAGCGTAGCAAGACAAAGAGATCAGGAAAATCACCAGCCAGAGGCTTCAAGAAGAGCAGAGCTTAG
- the CHADL gene encoding chondroadherin-like protein isoform X2 — MRLSRGLLLLAVALALGGTAAARCPAPCVCDNLRAHVLCLKGNLTAVPGTIPQLTKKLDLRGNSFTVVPVGTFLATPYLTHLDLQRCKVEKLEEGAFRGLGRLVYLNLASNGIALLYQESLDGLSSLQQLILEGNRIEEIQPGAFGHLGSLTVLDLRANALVYLPDMVFQGLQALRWLRLSHNTLHVLGSEAFATLPALRRLSLDHNELQALPGEALARLDAATRLDLGHNPITYVAEEALAMTSLKHLFLDHAALQDVAPDAFTRSPQLRTLDLRENQLRGLPPLAGAGGLAKVSLAGNPLLCSCLLRPFRDWLARARVQVEGSCAAPPALRGRPLDSLRPPEMRCGHPQPPPSPAAPSERPRTAGGRHCPRGCACSPDFRHGSCENRDLREIPRGFPGDTRLLDLRRNAFGTVPPGAFPGLKELASLHLQSCGIRALRPGALRGLESLVYLYLADNLLSTLAAAAFEGVPRLAYLDLDRNAFARLPAGAFVLLPNLISLHLQHNAIGELLEGDLAGAGGLRWLYLAGNAIGHVAPAALAPAAMLEKLHLEGNRLVEVPTAALRGLPALSELKLSRNPIKRVGDGAFLPVASSLQHLYLDNMGLERISPGAFAGLGPKIRSLYLESNKMSNIPDMSNFTGLEILNLRDVPFRCDCQLLPLRRWIEKLNLRVGATCGSPAEARGLKVKLSTTFQTCPGWGRGKAGGGSPDKTKAASKRSKTKRSGKSPARGFKKSRA; from the exons ATGAGGCTGTCCCGGGGGCTCCTCCTGCTCGCGGTGGCCCTGGCGCTGGGGGGGACGGCGGCTGCCCGCTGCCCCGCACCCTGCGTCTGCGACAACCTCCGCGCCCACGTCCTCTGCCTCAAGGGGAACCTGACGGCTGTCCCCGGCACCATCCCGCAG CTCACCAAAAAACTGGACCTTCGGGGCAACAGCTTCACGGTCGTTCCGGTGGGAACCTTCCTCGCCACACCATACCTCACGCACTTGGACCTGCAGCGCTGCAAGGTGGAGAAGCTGGAAGAAGGGGCGTTCcgggggctggggaggctggTCTACCTCAACCTGGCCTCCAACGGCATAGCCCTCCTCTACCAGGAGTCCCTGGACGggctctcctccctccagcagctcatCCTGGAGGGAAACCGCATCGAGGAGATCCAGCCGGGTGCTTTTGGCCACCTGGGGTCCCTCACCGTCCTCGACCTGAGGGCGAACGCCTTGGTCTACCTCCCCGACATGGTCTTCCAAGGTCTGCAGGCCCTCCGGTGGCTCCGGCTGTCCCACAACACCCTCCACGTGCTGGGCAGCGAGGCCTTTGCCACCCTGCCCGCCCTGCGCAGGCTGAGTCTGGACCACAACGAGCTGCAGGCGCTGCCTGGCGAGGCCCTGGCCAGGCTGGATGCGGCCACCCGGCTGGACCTGGGCCACAACCCCATCACCTATGTGGCCGAGGAAGCCCTGGCCATGACCTCCCTGAAGCATCTCTTCTTGGACCACGCTGCCCTCCAGGACGTGGCACCTGATGCTTTCAcccgcagcccccagctgcGCACGCTGGACCTCCGCGAAAACCAGCTGCGGGGGCTGCCGCCCCtggccggggccgggggtcTGGCGAAGGTCAGCCTGGCCGGGAaccccctgctctgctcctgcctcctgcGCCCCTTCCGCGACTGGCTGGCGAGGGCGCGGGTGCAGGTGGAGGGGTCCTGCGCCGCACCCCCCGCCCTCCGTGGCCGGCCCCTCGACTCCCTGCGGCCCCCCGAGATGAGATGCGGCCACCCCCAGccgccccccagccccgccgccccaTCGGAACGGCCGAGGACGGCTGGCGGCCGGCATTGCCCCCGGGGCTGCGCCTGCTCCCCCGATTTCCGTCACGGGTCCTGCGAGAACAGGGACCTGCGGGAGATCCCCCGGGGCTTCCCCGGGGACACCCGTCTCCTCGACCTGCGCCGAAACGCCTTCGGGACGGTGCCGCCGGGCGCCTTCCCCGGCCTGAAGGAGCTGGCGTCCCTccacctgcagagctgtggcatCAGGGCGCTGCGCCCCGGGGCGCTGCGGGGGCTGGAGAGCCTGGTCTACCTCTACCTCGCCGACAACCTCCTCTCCACCTTGGCGGCAGCCGCCTTCGAGGGGGTCCCACGGCTGGCTTATCTCGACCTGGACCGCAACGCCTTCGCCCGCCTGCCCGCGGGCGCCTTCGTGCTCCTGCCCAACCTCATCTCCCTCCACCTGCAGCACAACGCCATcggggagctgctggagggcGACctggccggggccggggggctgcgcTGGCTCTACCTTGCCGGGAACGCCATCGGGCACGTTGCCCCCGCTGCTCTGGCTCCTGCCGCGATGCTGGAGAAGCTGCACCTGGAGGGAAACCGCCTGGTGGAGGTGCCCACGGCTGCCCTGCGGGGCCTGCCCGCCCTGAGCGAGCTGAAGTTGTCCCGAAATCCCATCAAGCGCGTGGGGGACGGCGCCTTCCTGCCGGTGGcctccagcctgcagcaccTCTACCTGGACAACATGGGCCTGGAGCGG ATTTCCCCTGGTGCCTTTGCTGGCCTTGGTCCCAAGATCAGAAGCCTCTACCTGGAGAGCAACAAAATGAGCAACATCCCTGACATGAGCAACTTCACCGGGCTGGAGATCCTCAACCTGCGGGACGTGCCTTTCCGCTGCGACTgccagctccttcccctgcGCAG GTGGATCGAGAAACTCAACCTCCGCGTAGGGGCCACCTGCGGTTCCCCTGCAGAAGCCCGGGGGCTGAAGGTGAAGCTTTCCACCACTTTCCAAACCTGCCCTGGATGGGGCCGAGGCAAGGCTGGGGGAGGCAGTCCTGACAAGACCAAGGCTGCAAGCAAGCGTAGCAAGACAAAGAGATCAGGAAAATCACCAGCCAGAGGCTTCAAGAAGAGCAGAGCTTAG